The sequence AAGCACTTTTCTCTTCACTCCCACTGATATGAATAAAGAAGCAGATGCAGCCTCTGTGCACATCAGAACATACTACTTGTTTCTCGCAGCTTCGAACGTCAACATAGTTCTGAGTGTGAGGCCCAGAGCGAGTGCGCCCTGAATCCAAGGCTAATTTCAGTTCGATCGACCAAACTGGAAGAGTTAgacccaaacaaaacaaactatatatatatatatatatatggtcaaaatataaatataactacaaaaacaaattgtctGGTTCTAAAGTGGATAAAAAATTGTTTCACCCATATAGATATcttaaaatatttcaatattcaGAACACACAACCTCTTTTATATATCCTGTGACCAATATCAGTCAGTGATTTGTTGCCAGGATGTGTAAATCTTTCTAATGCAAAACTCAGGTATTTATGAAAAGACCAGAGTAACAAACAATCTTCACTCATTAGACTTcatatacatacaaataaatcaacctggaatcaaaaataaatattgttgtaCGTACTTTAtccaaataaatgcaaatattttCTGAAGTATCTATTCCTtacaaattatgtatttatatgggTAAACATAAACTTAGGAACTGCAGAAGCTTCTACGAAAGGTTGATAATGACTTAATTGTTTTGGACTCGAGGTCTTGACATGCAAAGCTCTCTTTAAAAACTTCCCAGTTCACAAATATCAAGTTACTTTCAAAGTTGTCAATCTAGAAAAAAGTTCCCTTTAATGTAAGAGATTTGGAAAAGTgccctgtgtgcgtgtgtgagttaCTCACGTGGGCAGGACTGCCGGTGTGAAAGATTGTAAAGGAAGGGGTAAAACTGCAGACAGCGCAGCAGAGGCAGGCTGGTGCGACACTGCTCACAGCCGGCTAAGgatgagaaggaagaggaggaggacagggccGTCACCAGAGTGTGGCGGAACAAGGCCAGAGCACCTGTCACATTGCCCTGGGCCAAGTGCACGCTCACCAGGCTGAGCAGAGTGTGAggctgaggaaaacaaaacaaaacaaaacaaaacaaaaccaacattaGCTGATGGGAAACACACGTGACACTTTGTGAACAGACATATGAACAAAACAAGAGATCTGCATATTTTCCAAAAGCTGCAAGAACAACGTTTTAGTTTATGAAGATTGAGTTAAGTTGGGTTGTATAAATGACTCTTCAGTTCTTACATATTTTCTCCACCTGTGGTTAGTGGATTGTTATATTTAAATCTTCCATGTTTACACATATGGCCACGTCATTGGCTTCAAGGCTTTTCTTCAAGGCTTGATTTAACAAGGTTTTGGAAATGTGCCTTATCTATTTCAGTCCGTGCTGACTCAACACCTCTTCCTCTGGTACTCTGTAGGGTTGTGAACAATCTGCGGTCCACTAAAGCAGTAAATTCATTTTCTTGAAATCACCCTGCGATGATGAGTGCTTTTTTGACAAAATATAACTTCACCCTGGACAATTTGAATTGACGAAGAGTTCAATGTGGCCATTATAAGTAGTTGGCAACATTCTTGCGTGACACAGCATTCAAATTAATCTTTTGTTTCTCATAGTATAGTTGGTAGTGACTGGGCAAAGTCACACGTCAAACACAGGCCAGAGTATCTTTGCATAACCATGCACAGTGAAACAACAAGCTCAATATTCagatttatgtttaaatataatatgCACATACAGCAAGATCAAGACGAGTTTAATAACTACTTTGATCTTTTTGGGATTTTATCAATACTGGTACATGACTGTGACATGATATTGTTGTTTACCACAAAGAGCAGCTCACGTGTGAGAAGAGTGTAAAGTGCAGGTAATACAGTATATGTGAGGAACTCCAAGACGATAAAACCCAGCAGGTTATTTCCCAGTGTGCATTTACCTCTGATTGATTAAGGGCCAATGCTTGCTCCAGTAGTGTTTGTGCGTGGGTGGTCAAGCCGTGGTGTAGCAGCAGGTTAGCAGCATTGGTGAGGGGCAAGTGGCGGTGGGGAGGCGGAGCTGAGCTCAACACTTGGCGCAGGCACTGGAGGGCACGGCTGCCATTGCCTTTAGCCCGCCAGAAAAGAGCTGCCTCATTGTGGACCTGCCAGCGGGGTATAGTGGCCTATACATATACAAACAAACTTCTGTTAGCGACTGAAACTGGTTTGAACTGGGAGCACAGTGGTTGGAGTAATTCACGATTGAGTTAGTAATACAGTGTAACGTCCCATTCAATAGTTGTGCTACTTTCTGCGGATTCAGTTATTTCACTTTGTGGAGAGATTAACATTATTGTGCTACGAGAACAGAGTATCTCTCACCTGCTTCATTACTTCAGCTACTCTGGAGCCAATCTGCTCCAGCGTCCATCCTCCACTGCGTAACTGCAGTATctgaaaatcacacacacacacacgggttcCTACACATTTCCAACTTCAAAATGTCCAACTTCTCTGATGATATTTTTCCatcttaaataattataatgacTTTATATGACTGGCTTGTATTATCAACATATTTATAGAAATTCATAATTCTAGAGGGGAAACAAACTAATCCACACCAGTATATTACAGAGATACAAAGTAAATGAACAATACAACTTTGTGCACATGGTGTGCATCTATCTCACTCGCTTTCCTattcaaaccacacacacactcagacagatACCTGGGAGGCAAAGGGATCTGGCAGCTCCTTCTCTTCGAGCGGCCAGTCTAGTGATGCTGGCAGGAGGGCGGGATATGGTTGAGGGTTGGGACCACAGTCCGGCAGAGCTACAGTCTGAGGAGGACTGCTCTTCCCATAGAGAAGGGATGCCACTGGGCTGAATAGGCACAATTAAACATTGTAAGTTTTTACACCAACTTGCCATTTGCTCAGTTATCCTTTGTTTTGATAGGTGCTTCTATTTAATGACTCTGGACCTGTGAATATCTGGCATCAAAATGCATTTTGGGTCATCCAAACAGAAGTGGACAGTTCTTAACACACATATCTGTCAATACATTCCCCTATGattcaacataaacacaacctTTAACACAAGCAATTAACACTTCAAACgtaagtggaatgatgttatcCACAATATATCCCAAATTCAGTAATGTGCACTGACCTGAGGGCCTGAGTTTCAGGTGGAAGGAAAAAGGTCGGGAGCAGGTGAGCGGGGGGGACACTTGGGTACTCATGAGCACAGTCAGTCCTTTGAGGCCACAACATCCTCTGAATGTCCTAAGGCAAATACAGTTTAGCAACTCTTGCTGTCCATGGTCTCTTTTCAGAATTATCAAGAGTACACAAGCAAACCACAGAAAAATTGAAGAAATATCATATATTCTGCAGAATTTGTGATTGTCTTATTGCAATTTCAACCCATCTAATGTTTTCAAAGGCTTTcagtttttatataattttatttttgactCCCCTCACATTTATCTGAAGGACTCAATGTGATGGCAAAGCCAATAAGAGTCAAATTACATTGTTTGACCAATATTTGTTGAGAGTGCATTTGCATTGTTATCATGGATATGATGGTGGACTTTTCACTTGCACTCAGCTCTCATCTTACCTGTGTGTAATCCTGACGGCTGCCCCACAGGGCAGCGGCAGGATCTTGGTCtccagagacagagggatgaaGCTGCGGACTGGCTGCTGTCTGATTTGAGTTCCGCTCTGACACGAGCGCGACGCTGGATGCCACTGACACCTCCTCTCCAAACTGAGAACGAAGAGCGAAAACCGAAAGAGCTGAGAACCAGAATTTGACAAAAGGCTTTTCTCGTTTGtgtttggaaataaaaaaagctttttcgTTTGAATTGCTTCCGTTGATAAATATCCACTGAAAGGAAATTACTGTcgtagtttttattatttgccaGACTCACCTGGACATAGTGGACGTTTTCAAACAGGTCACCCCGGTGATAGCGCACAGGCAGGTCAAAGGGGCAGTAGAGGCTGCGCTGCTGCTGACCCAGCTGACACATCTGATGGTTCCCTAGAGCACATGACACACAATACTCAGGTGCTGATTTATGATTTATGCAAAAGAGGATGTGTATGAAGTGATGAGCCTGAAGATTAAAGCTACGGTAAAGTGACAACACATCTTTTCAAGTAAAATTATGCTTCTCTTTTcaataaaatcacatttctctTGAGGCCTACCCTTCTTAAAATTGATATTTATCCTTTTGTTTTCTAACTTGTGTTTAATCATTATAAATGCAATTTTGTTTATAAAAGAACATGCTAAATCACATCCAGCAAAagtcaacattttctttcttgttcAACTAACTTTTCTTCGTCTATTGgaatttaatttattgaaaatataaattactATATCTGAAAAAAAGTACACTTCTTGTACACCTGCTCTCAACTCTATCATGCCCTGGTGTCAATGACGTGTGTGGCATAATACCAAGTTGGGCTTCCTTGGCCATCTGGGTCTCGTGGATAATGTTGTGCAGGATCtgctcttcctgcagcagcttgtgtttgtCCAGTGCCTCCTGCTGGCGGAGGTAGTGGTCGTGCTGCTTCTGGTACTCCTTCAGCTCATTCAGCGTTCGCTGCAGAGACCTATAAATATAGGAAAATGAGGACAGGAAATACAGGGCTGTTGGCAGAAATACAATGCAGGGTATCTGCAAATAGATCCAATGCATTCATGAACAGAACACTGACTCTCTGCCAGCTCTGGGTGCTTTCCTATTTCTTACACACAGACTACTCCAAAttgtgaaaaaaagagaaatcacacACTGAAACTCTGAGATTGTTCTTGCAAGCCACTGTTGGTTGAAATCCTCATTGTTCAAACAGAAATATAGAGGAGAGCGTCAGGTACGTTAACCTGCTCACAAGCTTACAAGCTCAATAGTAGAGAACTATTAAATAGAAGtaaaattgaaaagaaagacaaaagaatGTCTAGGATTAAACAGCATACTTGTAAGCTGATGGTTTATCATTTCAGTGCTTGTCTACCTGTGCTGGGCTTCCAGGCGCTGCTCCAGCTTCTGCTGACAGAGCACAGCATGCTTCCTTCTCAGGGCCTGCTCGAAGCCCGGGTGGGCCTGCAGTGCCTGCTCGTAACACAGCACTGAGTGGTTGTATTCCCCGAGCATCTAGTTAGACAGAAGTGGAAGAGGAGTCATGGATATGGCAGATATCAAACATAGATCAGTCATAAAACAACTAAACTGATCAAATATTATGAACAGTGAGTATGAAACACTGGTATACAGCTATGGGGAATATAAATATACGTTTGTAAAATCCTGTTGATTTAATAGAGTCCTTTtagaaatatgttattttaaGTCTTTGCAGGCAATACTGTATCATCAGAACacagtgagaaaataaatagCTGACAGCTAACTTTTGGTTTGTGTGCTTTAGCGAGAGCTGGTCAGTAAAGCTCAATGCCAATGTGTACATTAGGTACACATACATTTTCTGTGGGCTCCAGTCTCACTAGTTGAAATGAGAGCTCAGCTTCCTGTTATTTAGTTTTAGGACACactttgttgaaaaaaaaaagaaggtttaaACTAAGTTTTAAGACAGTAATAGATGATTGCTAATGTGACCATCAAAGATCTGTCAAATTTGCTGAGAAATGTCACTCGTGTAAAACCAGCATAAAGTGCAAGACTCCAGACTGGAGCCAATCCTTAGTCACATATCTCATACAGACTAAATGAAAACCAAGATGTTCTGTGACCATAATGCACAGGTGAGGTGGCCGGTGTTGCCTGGACCTTAGACTAGTCCAACAAATTCAGAAAACAATATTGATAGTATGCCGTACACCATTTGATTAACCCGTAGGTACATGTGGGGTTTGAATACAAAAGCCTCTATAGCAGTGAATGCAGTCCCTTTGACTTACAGCATAAATGTTGCCCAGGGTGTAGTGACTGGTGAAGAGGTCTGATGTGAGATCGAGGGCAGCATGCGCGAGAATAGCAGCATCTGCTGAGAAATGGGCACGGTGCAGGATGTTGGCCATGTTGACCAAGGCTACATCCTTGTGCTCCCTAcaagtacaacacacacacacccacaaaacaTGAAAACGTGGACACCTGTGAGCAGCCTCATACAACAATGCACAGTTTACCAATGCAGTGGGTTTTATGAACAGCGTTAAAGTACCTGGGGGAGAAATGCAGAGCACGCACCACACAGTCCACTGCTCTCTGAGGCTCGTTCCTCATACGCCAGTAAAATGACGCCATGTTGTATAAAACCCAGGATGAGGAATTCtagaaaacacagacaatgaACATAAGCACACATACAGTTCATTTAAAACTTCTTCATAGGACTTACTCCTAACCTTTAAGCCTTGTAACTTAACACTTCTTGCTTCACTGATGTGATATTTATGTGGTGCAGGTGTACAAATGCAAATGCAGTCACAGACAGTTGCTAATATTTCCTCCTGGGATTGAATATGTTCTATTTTTTCCCACAAAGATGTCGCTTTGTGAGGTAAAGCTGTACCGGCAGACCTTACCCTCAGTAAACCTTGGTGGATGCGGTGGCCCACCTCATCCACACTGCGGCCCAGCATATGAGACAGTGCAATAAAAATGGGGTCCTCCTTCGAAAGAAGTGGGGAGGTCAAGTTTGCTCTTTCCTGCACACCCTGGAACAGATAAATATTAACAATCACTTACTTTTAACATGTGATCAGTCAACACAACGGCCACATCCCTGTTGTGTAGTGCACAATGACCTCACGAGGCAGCAAAGCTATCTGAAAGGTATTTTACAACTAGATAAACAGCATATCAACTTCCCAAGAACACAGTTGAAATGTATCTACAAATGAAGATGATGGTTCTAAAGATGATGAACTGTTCAGCTGATGatttttagaaataaataagGAGAAGGAGAGCCGAGGAGAGGTCTCAACTCTTATCTAACTTATGATGAAAGTGCAGACAGGGGGACAGTGTGAGccagtgaagaagaaagagTAATAATGCAGCAGTGAAGTGGTTGTGGCACAACGGGAATGTTACACTGTGAGTGTATATTCAAAGTAATGAGGTATCACCATTGCTGGCAACTCTAAACTTGTTTGTCCTGGATCAACAGTAATTTTGTAGATGTACAACCACAGTAAGAAAcagaaaacctgcagaaacagatGCTTCATATGAATCACAGAGCTCCTATCCATTTCCTTTCAGTGGTTAGATTAGAGCACGGTATATGACTCATCAAGTTCAACACTGCCAATTACACAGTGAAAGAGAAACTCTGCTGCACAAGTTTCAAATCCAACATCACACAGGTTAAGAAAAACTGGCAGAGAGTGAATCCAACTTATGCCAACGACAAGTTTCATACTTTATAGGTGTGATATCAAACAACGTAGAAAtctcttctctgcctctgtgtcctTAACACCACAGTGAAAAGGGGTGTGAACAAACCCTGTGTTTGGTACAAAGGTTGTCAGTGCTAGTGCCAACAGTGgaaagttctttttttttagtgcTGGATGACTGGGCTCTAATCTATTGGCATGCAGCTGCCTCTACTATCGCTCTTTAGACTGACTTTCACATTAAAGATCTTAGGGTCAATACTGATGCATTACTAATACAATCAACACTGCATTTTGTTTGATAAATTTGGCTGAGCCTTTTTGACTAAGGAACATAATTAGCAtcactatttatatatttgccATAAAATATCCATCTATTATCTAGTTTTCTGTGCTCTGGTTTAAGTTTCACTAACCAGCCAGAGCTGATGTTGTTAAGGCACAGAGTAATATGAATAATCACTTGTGTGCATCccattttcttttaaacagCGAGCTGATATTATGGTTGTATTTCATTATCCTCTGTATGTGTCTGTTCTTAAACCccttaaataatatttaattgaaaCAGTTAACAGAGTGTTGTGGTGAAAAAAGCACCTTCAACCAAACTAAGAGTAAATTAGTTTCCCAATTGGATGTTTGCATGAGAAAAACCTGACAGAATCCTAATTAACCTTCCACTGGAGATGTAACAGCATCTCAGAGGCTTCCCCCGCTTAAAGGAGTTCTTGCCATATTAGTTCGAACAAAATATTCGCTGTGTGATGCTTATGTGAGTCAGTTCTATGTTGTGTCGACAAGTTTGACCTCCACTCACCCTGAGATGCTGGAAAGCATGGATACTATAAGGTAGTTCAAACACTTTTGCACAGTCAGGCTTTTCTAGATCTGGAGGCAGAGCTGACCGCGGCTCCACATAGTCTTCAGGACTGCAGGGACGAGAGAATTGTTTACAGATGACAAgatcattaaaaaacaacagacattcAAACTCTCCACATCCACTCCACAAAATCAGTGTAGAGGTGCGAATAATGATGATACTTTATTAAGGAGGAGCATACCTGATGTCTTTGCTCTCCAATGAGATATAAGTTCCATCGTACAGGTCCAGGTCTCCCAGGGGAACCTTAGCCATGACGCAGTCAGCATCTTCTTTGTAGTGTCTCTGCTCCaaccctgtgtctctgtcctcatTCTCTTCAATGTGAATTTTCTGTGCCACAAGCTGCTTCTGCTCAGCAATAAATCAAGGATGATCAGTCAGTGTGTGGACAGGAAATGGGCAGTTGACCGAAAACGTAAAGTCAAATCTCTAGAGTTGGCGAGGTCGACCTGAACGACCAGACAGAAACTTTCACTTGAACAACATCCTTGCAcatgacacagacaaacaccacATTCATACTGCAAGTCTTGGTGTTCCAATTCAGATGTGAGTGTTTACGGTTACATTTGTCTCTTGATATGAATAAAAACTcagactgctgctgtttttgatGAACGTCTCCCACAGTTGAAGTAGAGTGGCTTAAAAGTTTCACTGAATTTGGAAAACGGTTCACATGGCTGTTTCAAATAAACCTGATCTgtatctgatttaaaaaaacacacgtgaaagatctgatttgaaaagaGTACTTTCCAAGTGAATTGTGCCGTTCACACTGTCATGAAACCAAGAGAGCTGGGTGACATGGGAAGGGGAGTCAAAATAGTCAAAGTGAAACCAACGAacctccagcttcttcaggTAGTTCACACGAGTCTCCTGCCTCATGAAGATCACCACGTCGTGTGGATGCTTCAGATTCAAAGGCGAGTCAACctgaaaccaaacacaaacaaacaaatttcaGTTAGCACATGACATCGTGGTGATGACCCGAGTGCCCGAAAACAGATCCCAGGCCAAGTGGAGGAACCGAACGGCGTGACTGTTTATTCAAGTGCTGCTGCGGACACAGGTTCGAAACCCCGTCTCTTAACTGCAGGTGAGCTAAACTCAGCTGATCCACGACCTGTCACATCGGCGCTGTCACTTTGTCTGTACCTCTGAAATGAAGGAGGCAGCTTCCTGACAGCTGCTGCCGACTGACATTAACACAATCTGTGATATATTTGTGATGATGTGTCGGTAGCGGACGTTGACACGGGCCCTGGAACGCTCTGGTCATCTTGACCTCAAACACCAAACGATAACGTCCGATTGGAAGTGATTCAGGCGAATTCCCGCGTACTCTTGAAATAACACTGACGCCAGTAGAAGAATAGCGTTGACTTCaaatacaataattcaataaaataattagCAAATGAGATAAAGTCGTACAAAAAAAACCCCGTTGTATCGATGCTAGCAAAACAGTTAGCCCCACAGGCTAGCCGCCTAACGTACGCGCTagcaaatgggggggggggcaacgagCTAAGCTAGCTAAGCTGTTTACCTGCTGTTGGATCTTCCCGTCCTCCGTGACGACCCAGTGCGTCGTGGCCCCGCCGGAGTCCACTATGAGcaggcagaggaggacgaggagcctCCCCCGACACGACGCTCTCCTCGGACAGTTGACGCGACAGGGCGAAGGCTCGGGACAGATTTTCCCGAGGTCCGCCATCTTTCTGTCTTCGGTGGCCTTCTTGCAGCTCCGGCATCCGGACGCACGGGGGCGCTGCTCGAAAAAAACGAGTAGACTGCAAGTTCCTCGGTGACGTCTGGGTGGgcggggagaagaagaagaagaacaaggggaaaaaaaacaggaaattcaTCTGAAAACGAAAAGTCAGAGAAGTTTCCTCACGTCAAAGGTGCGTTTGTTTGTACGAGTATCGATTTGGATTGTGGCCCTTGTGTTAGTTCGAATCCCAGCACTCGTGTTggtgtctgttttgtttgtcagaGTCTTTGCTTTCACCTCTTATTTCAACAGTGAAGTTCCAGTTCCGCATCCTGGGGCATGGCTGCTCATCCAGTGACCACCTTACTAACACCGTCTCTTCTGTGATCACACGTCTGTCTGTGTTATTTAATCTGAAATCACTGTAGAACAGAGTTAATGAGTAGATTGAATAGTCTTTATTGTCTCCATGGGGGTTAAACGTTCTTTGTGCCaaagtgctacagcagctgcagaacagaaaaCAGTACAGATGTGTCCTATAACGTGGTAGacacagaataataataatcatcaatcACATATTATCTGTATAACcaatatttacaaattataatTGCTTCGAAGGgacttaacaaggtgtgacattaACTGTTCTTGTCCCTGAACaagagttaaaaagaaaaacctatTAACAGGGGGaaatgagagcgagagagaggtgagggatCCTCTCCCAGCATCAGCAAAATAACtgtatttaacacatttaatccAAGACACTGTTTATAACATAATTTACcaatatttaaagtatttaaacgTAAGGAAAGGTCTGATAGAGATGAATTTAGCAGcaatgacaaattaattaagGGAGGTATAGTCAataatggtagaatatgtgagttGGTGCATtgtatgtcaagcagtcctgttGCAATCTAGTCAATCATCATCCAAcaataatgcagaataaaagtgggttgaatattgcacctgccctaaaaacacttaaaacgATAACTCAGAAAAGATGAAAAGGCATTCAAATCTAAAACCCAGAGAGTAAAATGTGACAGGCAAAGTGAAAAAGGTTCTAACGATACATGGCCAAATCCACTTGTTTCCATATTGAGTATTGTAGTGGACGTTGGGAGGAATCAGAGCTTGAGGTGGTTGGTTTTACACTTACAGGCTCTATAACGTCTGCCTGAAGGTAAACTGTCAGATTCAGAGAACATCATGTGTGAGGGGTCATTAAGGATCCTGTGTGCTTGTCTGACCACAGAACCTTTCATAGTTGGTCTGAAGGGAAAGATAAATGCTGCCTCCTCAGTTAAAGAATCATCTCTGTAGTTGTGTTGACATTATTTTGAGTGTCACACACTCCCTCTTCATTTAACGAGTTACCATGTGCAGGGGAAGATTACGCAATTCAATTTCAAGGCTCAACAGTCACATGGCTTCTGCTGGCCTTGAAAGTTATACAAAGCTTTCCTTCAAGGGCTTACACTTCTCGACGACTTCTGTTattgaaagaaaatgtaaatttttgTTGCGCTCTCCACAGATGGCCTGCTATGATGCCAACAAGGGGAGTCTGGAGGAGGACAGCTGCGATGGAGATGTTGGTGGAGAGCTGTCTGTTTGTGGCTTGGCGATGCTGGAAAAAGAGCGAGAATCCCTTTTTTTCAGCCCAGTAGAGACGTTTGGCAACCTCACCCTTGGCAACTCCACCAGTCTTCAGGCTGATATGCCCATCCAGGGTTACGACGTGGAGTTTGACCCGCCCCTGGAGAGTAAATATGAGTGTCCTATCTGCCTCATGGCTCTCAGGAATGCTGTTCAAACACCCTGCGGTCACCGTTTCTGCAAGAACTGCATTGAGAAATCCATTCGGTATGCTATTGGATTCTTTCAGACCCAGAATTATGAGGCCCTTGTAAACACTAACTTCATGGTAACAGACAATGTGTtagaaaatgataaatgataatACCTTAACTGACACTAGCTTTCCGCCTCAAATATAAATCACTTTGCAGAAACTGATGATCTCCCTGCTCAGCCTAAATGACTCCTCTTCTTGCTCAAACAGTGACACGGGACAGAGATGCCCTGTGGACAATGAAATGCTGACAGAAGATCAGCTGTTTCCTGATAACTTTGCCAAACGAGAGATTCTATCGCTAACTGTTCGCTGTCCAAACTCTGGTTGTGTTGATGAAATGGAGCTTCGACATTTGGAGGTGAGAATTTATGGAGTGAAAATCATACGTATGGAAACTGTGGCTCAGAGGcaagacatttaaaatgatgcTGGTTATGagataacaaatacaaaatttCTGGACGccactgaatttttttttaaggagcTTGAAAGTGCACATTTTATGCTGGAGAACCACTGTACTTTAGTTAGTGTAACAATTGTGCACATGTTGAACTGCTGATAGCTCCAGCAGACCTAAAAAGACTGTCAGTGCAGGATCTTCATCTTTCTCTGGTGTAGACAATAAGAGTGTTACatatgagctgctgctgcccccccgc comes from Platichthys flesus chromosome 1, fPlaFle2.1, whole genome shotgun sequence and encodes:
- the ttc17 gene encoding tetratricopeptide repeat protein 17 isoform X2 encodes the protein MADLGKICPEPSPCRVNCPRRASCRGRLLVLLCLLIVDSGGATTHWVVTEDGKIQQQVDSPLNLKHPHDVVIFMRQETRVNYLKKLEKQLVAQKIHIEENEDRDTGLEQRHYKEDADCVMAKVPLGDLDLYDGTYISLESKDISPEDYVEPRSALPPDLEKPDCAKVFELPYSIHAFQHLRGVQERANLTSPLLSKEDPIFIALSHMLGRSVDEVGHRIHQGLLRNSSSWVLYNMASFYWRMRNEPQRAVDCVVRALHFSPREHKDVALVNMANILHRAHFSADAAILAHAALDLTSDLFTSHYTLGNIYAMLGEYNHSVLCYEQALQAHPGFEQALRRKHAVLCQQKLEQRLEAQHRSLQRTLNELKEYQKQHDHYLRQQEALDKHKLLQEEQILHNIIHETQMAKEAQLGNHQMCQLGQQQRSLYCPFDLPVRYHRGDLFENVHYVQFGEEVSVASSVALVSERNSNQTAASPQLHPSVSGDQDPAAALWGSRQDYTQRMLWPQRTDCAHEYPSVPPAHLLPTFFLPPETQALSPVASLLYGKSSPPQTVALPDCGPNPQPYPALLPASLDWPLEEKELPDPFASQILQLRSGGWTLEQIGSRVAEVMKQATIPRWQVHNEAALFWRAKGNGSRALQCLRQVLSSAPPPHRHLPLTNAANLLLHHGLTTHAQTLLEQALALNQSEPHTLLSLVSVHLAQGNVTGALALFRHTLVTALSSSSSFSSLAGCEQCRTSLPLLRCLQFYPFLYNLSHRQSCPQGAACLAEEELGIQLEEWEEEKQDVPAMSAMEDSLLFEKVILDSNGSGETAGQLRTSPSVSGANKMATPFGGGAVEGEEEWQLKEDLMGAFEGALDVGGKRGDLRGIRVLKNDRVMGTRAGGGPCFGNCEDDEGAEWITFQVKRVRKAKVDGTEGVSGSDDGQSMDSLPGGHSVLEISGPTIPSPGPSGRWRDYTSLGWPGPEECQRTRRVDLTTVASTWLAVSAKNIDITEHIDFATPLQEPAAEPLCNANLAASMHTLDHLAGVANRAAIHYTGESQLREVLQNLGKDKFSPQSFEQVGTRIAKVLEKNQTSWVLSSMAALYWRVKGQGKRAIDCLRQALNYAPHHMKDVPLISLANIFQNARLWDDALTVARMAVEIAPHFVVNHFTLANVYIAMEEFEKAMRWYESTLKLQPEFAPAKDRLRTIQCYLLTKRERRQP
- the ttc17 gene encoding tetratricopeptide repeat protein 17 isoform X1 encodes the protein MADLGKICPEPSPCRVNCPRRASCRGRLLVLLCLLIVDSGGATTHWVVTEDGKIQQQVDSPLNLKHPHDVVIFMRQETRVNYLKKLEKQLVAQKIHIEENEDRDTGLEQRHYKEDADCVMAKVPLGDLDLYDGTYISLESKDISPEDYVEPRSALPPDLEKPDCAKVFELPYSIHAFQHLRGVQERANLTSPLLSKEDPIFIALSHMLGRSVDEVGHRIHQGLLRNSSSWVLYNMASFYWRMRNEPQRAVDCVVRALHFSPREHKDVALVNMANILHRAHFSADAAILAHAALDLTSDLFTSHYTLGNIYAMLGEYNHSVLCYEQALQAHPGFEQALRRKHAVLCQQKLEQRLEAQHRSLQRTLNELKEYQKQHDHYLRQQEALDKHKLLQEEQILHNIIHETQMAKEAQLGNHQMCQLGQQQRSLYCPFDLPVRYHRGDLFENVHYVQFGEEVSVASSVALVSERNSNQTAASPQLHPSVSGDQDPAAALWGSRQDYTQDIQRMLWPQRTDCAHEYPSVPPAHLLPTFFLPPETQALSPVASLLYGKSSPPQTVALPDCGPNPQPYPALLPASLDWPLEEKELPDPFASQILQLRSGGWTLEQIGSRVAEVMKQATIPRWQVHNEAALFWRAKGNGSRALQCLRQVLSSAPPPHRHLPLTNAANLLLHHGLTTHAQTLLEQALALNQSEPHTLLSLVSVHLAQGNVTGALALFRHTLVTALSSSSSFSSLAGCEQCRTSLPLLRCLQFYPFLYNLSHRQSCPQGAACLAEEELGIQLEEWEEEKQDVPAMSAMEDSLLFEKVILDSNGSGETAGQLRTSPSVSGANKMATPFGGGAVEGEEEWQLKEDLMGAFEGALDVGGKRGDLRGIRVLKNDRVMGTRAGGGPCFGNCEDDEGAEWITFQVKRVRKAKVDGTEGVSGSDDGQSMDSLPGGHSVLEISGPTIPSPGPSGRWRDYTSLGWPGPEECQRTRRVDLTTVASTWLAVSAKNIDITEHIDFATPLQEPAAEPLCNANLAASMHTLDHLAGVANRAAIHYTGESQLREVLQNLGKDKFSPQSFEQVGTRIAKVLEKNQTSWVLSSMAALYWRVKGQGKRAIDCLRQALNYAPHHMKDVPLISLANIFQNARLWDDALTVARMAVEIAPHFVVNHFTLANVYIAMEEFEKAMRWYESTLKLQPEFAPAKDRLRTIQCYLLTKRERRQP